From a single Rutidosis leptorrhynchoides isolate AG116_Rl617_1_P2 chromosome 5, CSIRO_AGI_Rlap_v1, whole genome shotgun sequence genomic region:
- the LOC139848494 gene encoding uncharacterized protein: protein MRRMGFGDRWRKWILACLKSASISELINDSPTQEFNIERGVRQGDALSPFLFIIAAEGLNLLTKKAIGVGLYKGVEIGSEKVVVSHLQYANDTIFFGEWNRQNFCNLMKLLKCFEKVSGLDVEKLGITFGNSFFKEIGDGSTTEFWTESWLGDVPPRDRFRQLFRLEQTQTVRVCDRFDGLKMDGRRHGIGNERLALEIFIWRVLKRRIPVRTELDKRGIDLKTVRCPGKKDLNIDVWSWRLSNNGVFSTKKLTSIIDEKLLQQNASREATLKNSLVPSKVGNLHMEGIEASYPGSYRTR from the exons ATGAGACGTATGGGTTTTGGTGATAGATGGAGAAAATGGATCCTTGCATGCCTTAAATCGGCTTCTATTTCCGAGCTCATCAACGATTCTCCGACTCAAGAATTCAACATTGAGCGAGGGGTTAGACAAGGAGACGCATTGTCGCCTTTCCTTTTCATCATAGCGGCGGAAGGGTTAAACCTACTTACAAAGAAGGCGATTGGTGTCGGGTTATACAAAGGGGTCGAAATTGGTTCGGAAAAAGTGGTTGTCTCGCATCTCCAATATGCGAATGACACCATCTTCTTTGGGGAATGGAATAGACAAAACTTTTGTAATCTAATGAAGTTGCTAAAATGTTTTGAAAAGGTGTCAG GTTTGGATGTTGAAAAGTTAGGAATTACTTTCGGGAATTCATTCTTCAAGGAAATCGGTGACGGGTCTACAACAGAATTTTGGACAGAATCGTGGCTTGGCGATGTCCCACCTCGTGACAGATTTAGACAGCTCTTTCGACTCGAACAAACGCAAACAGTTCGAGTATGTGACAGATTCGATGGGTTGAAAATGGATGGGAGGCGACATGGAATTGGCAACGAGAGATTAGCA TTGGAAATCTTCATATGGAGGGTATTGAAGCGTCGTATCCCGGTCCGTACCGAACTCGATAAAAGAGGTATTGACTTGAAAACCGTTAGATGCCCTGGAAAGAAAGATTTAAACATTGACGTGTGGTCGTGGCGGCTATCAAACAATGGTGTTTTCTCAACAAAAAAACTCACTTCAATAATCGACGAGAAGCTTCTCCAACAAAACGCTTCGAGAGAGGCTACCTTAAAGAATAGTTTGGTTCCTTCAAAAGTTGGAAATCTTCATATGGAGGGTATTGAAGCGTCGTATCCCGGTTCGTACCGAACTCGATAA
- the LOC139847002 gene encoding uncharacterized protein, translated as MSGNSQCFVEWKEQYVSKEKGKRVVHYFLKDIAGKSVLAVVGTERSIRHMFYVVAEEFLKVNEAENSVIAGYRWRSRREVVNWLTSMLSKQHRQSELLKSPKSDYIPGVGASYHNRVARSLKLRTPDIVWSGDAWACSKQLKHFPTFCRNGITIAVHSFVFVMAEEEKRYLAYLEDMYEDKKGQKKVKVRWFHHNQEVQAVITIKNPHPKEVFITPYTQVISVECVDGPAIVLTREHYEKYVYMLPEDLLSRVHLCFRQFKNNRVKPFKMSKLCGYVDQPIFSILETGFDDDDEEFSNGENVKVGDKRPRSSRGRQVAPCDSFYMNVKFEILRRKLIPKYVKTRDSYKPCFKVNEKIEVLCEDSGIRGCWFRCTVIKVNRRQLKVKYDDLKDEGGSGNLEEWVPAFRSVTMPDKLGMRCAGRSTTRPACTDNENSVVAFEVGSPVDAWWSDGWWEGVITGLGESVDADAQVYVPSENLFLEVHKKNIRVSRDWMNDVWVDLETKPNVLSLMPAVSINEKTPAGTSEIKHDSVPSSSKEIPAPVDPPEPVDPSEPLDHELHEKEKDPSSAHDDNHVQVCENGERTSDKEVEA; from the exons ATGTCTGGAAATAGTCAATGTTTTGTGGAGTGGAAAGAACAATATGTTTCAAAAGAAAAGGGTAAAAGGGTGGTTCATTATTTCTTGAAAGATATAGCAGGCAAATCGGTATTAGCAGTTGTGGGAACAGAAAGGAGTATTAGGCATATGTTTTATGTGGTTGCTGAGGAATTTTTAAAGGTCAACGAGGCTGAAAATTCGGTAATTGCGGGTTATAGATGGAGATCGAGGAGAGAAGTGGTGAATTGGCTTACTTCAATGCTGTCGAAACAGCACCGACAAAGTGAACTTTTGA AATCTCCTAAAAGTGATTATATTCCGGGGGTTGGTGCTTCGTATCACAATCGTGTTGCTAGAAGTTTAAAGTTGAGGACACCGGACATCGTGTGGTCGGGTGACGCATGGGCATGTAGTAAAcaactcaaacacttcccaacGTTTTGCAGGAACGGAATTACTATAGCG GTACACTCATTTGTTTTTGTTATGGCTGAAGAGGAAAAACGTTATCTTGCGTATCTTGAAGATATGTACGAAGATAAAAAGGGTCAAAAGAAGGTCAAAGTGAGATGGTTTCATCACAATCAAGAAGTACAAGCTGTCATTACAATTAAAAACCCTCATCCAAAGGAGGTTTTCATTACACCTTACACACAAGTTATAAGTGTGGAGTGTGTAGATGGGCCCGCAATCGTCTTGACCCGTGAACATTACGAGAAATACGTGTATATGCTTCCGGAAGATCTTTTATCCCGAGTGCATCTTTGTTTTAGGCAATTTAAAAATAACCGTGTGAAGCCTTTTAAAATGAGTAAATTGTGTGGGTACGTTGATCAACCGATTTTTTCGATTTTGGAAACGGGTTTTGATGATGACGATGAAGAGTTTAGCAATGGTGAAAATGTTAAGGTGGGAGATAAAAGACCTAGGAGTTCGAGAGGGCGACAGGTGGCGCCGTGTGATTCGTTTTACatgaatgtgaagtttgagattttGAGACGAAAACTCATCCCGAAGTATGTGAAGACTCGGGATTCATATAAACCGTGTTTTAAGGTTAACGAGAAGATTGAGGTGTTGTGTGAAGATAGTGGTATTCGTGGATGTTGGTTTAGGTGTACGGTGATTAAGGTTAATCGGAGACAATTAAAAGTTAAATATGACGATTTGAAGGATGAAGGTGGAAGTGGTAATCTCGAG GAATGGGTCCCAGCTTTTAGGTCAGTGACAATGCCCGATAAACTCGGGATGCGATGCGCGGGTCGATCAACAACGAGGCCTGCATGCACGGACAATGAAAATAGTGTTGTTGCTTTTGAGGTTGGTTCGCCTGTTGATGCATGGTGGAGTGATGGATGGTGGGAAGGTGTCATAACGGGTTTAGGTGAATCTGTAGATGCAGATGCTCAAGTTTATGTTCCAA GTGAAAATTTGTTTCTTGAAGTACACAAAAAGAACATTAGGGTTTCAAGAGATTGGATGAATGACGTTTGGGTTGATCTCGAAACAAAGCCGAACGTTCTCTCTTTGATGCCTGCCGTTAGTATAAATGAAAAAACACCTGCCGGTACAAGTGAAATCAAACATGATAGTGTACCTAGTTCGTctaaagaaatacccgcacctgttGACCCGCCCGAACCCGTTGACCCGTCTGAGCCCCTTGACCATGAGCTCCATGAGAAAGAAAAAGACCCGAGTTCAGCACATGACGATAACCATGTACAAGTTTGTGAAAATGGCGAGCGCACAAGTGATAAGGAGGTGGAAGCATGA